In Pseudanabaena yagii GIHE-NHR1, the following proteins share a genomic window:
- the cobJ gene encoding precorrin-3B C(17)-methyltransferase, with protein MKSSVIIVLGEKSIAIARQVQTVIPNATIYGIASRTQTADHTYDKFSETVSELFSQGHAIIGICAAGILIRSLAPLLSDKRAEPPVIAIAEDGSAVVPLLGGLNGANDLARAIAKSLQVQPAITTTGDLRFQTSLLAPPPNYRLLNSDEEAKTFLADLLAGARVKLIGEAAWLSDSNLPFADDATHQIEVISEEVKLEVIASKLSSKYLVYQTESPQNPSSIGKVSIIGTGPGAAKWMSPEVKAILEAATDFVGYKTYVNLVKEFTKGKTIHASDNRVELDRARHALELATAGKSVVIVSSGDAGIYGMASAVFEVVDQDSPKWNQIDIHVAPGISAAQAAAAAIGSPIGHDFCTISLSDILKPWEVIEQRLSAAAQADFVIAIYNPISTQRKWQLPAAKETLLKWRSPHTPVILGHKMGRKGENVKVITLAELEPELADMQTVIIVGSSKTKVLELGDRIRVYTPRTYS; from the coding sequence ATGAAATCATCTGTAATCATTGTCTTAGGGGAAAAGAGTATTGCGATCGCGAGACAAGTGCAAACCGTAATTCCTAACGCCACAATTTATGGGATTGCCTCACGCACCCAAACCGCCGATCATACCTATGACAAATTTAGCGAAACTGTCAGTGAACTATTTAGCCAAGGACATGCAATCATTGGCATTTGTGCCGCAGGCATCCTCATCCGATCGCTAGCCCCCCTCCTCTCAGATAAACGCGCCGAACCACCCGTAATTGCGATCGCTGAGGATGGCAGTGCAGTTGTGCCGCTATTGGGTGGATTAAATGGTGCTAATGACCTTGCTAGAGCGATCGCCAAATCACTCCAAGTCCAACCAGCCATCACTACCACAGGCGATTTACGCTTTCAAACTTCATTATTAGCTCCTCCTCCTAATTATCGATTATTAAATTCCGATGAAGAAGCAAAGACCTTTTTAGCAGATTTATTAGCAGGAGCAAGGGTTAAACTCATTGGTGAGGCAGCTTGGCTAAGTGATAGTAATCTTCCCTTTGCTGATGATGCCACACATCAAATAGAAGTGATTTCTGAGGAGGTGAAATTAGAGGTGATCGCTTCTAAACTAAGCTCTAAATACTTGGTATATCAAACCGAATCCCCTCAAAATCCCAGCAGCATCGGTAAAGTATCGATTATTGGCACAGGTCCGGGGGCAGCGAAATGGATGTCGCCCGAAGTCAAGGCAATTTTGGAAGCAGCTACAGATTTTGTCGGTTATAAAACCTACGTGAATCTAGTTAAAGAATTTACCAAAGGAAAAACGATCCATGCTTCCGATAATCGTGTTGAGCTAGATCGCGCTCGTCATGCCCTTGAATTAGCCACCGCAGGGAAATCTGTGGTCATTGTTTCATCGGGAGATGCGGGAATCTATGGCATGGCTTCCGCCGTATTTGAAGTAGTTGATCAAGATAGTCCCAAATGGAACCAGATTGATATTCATGTTGCCCCTGGTATATCTGCCGCCCAAGCTGCTGCCGCCGCCATTGGCTCACCCATTGGACATGATTTCTGTACTATTTCTCTATCAGACATTCTCAAACCTTGGGAAGTTATCGAGCAGAGATTATCCGCCGCCGCCCAAGCAGATTTTGTGATTGCGATTTATAATCCCATTTCCACACAGCGCAAATGGCAACTTCCAGCCGCCAAAGAGACGTTATTAAAATGGCGATCGCCTCATACGCCAGTAATTCTCGGTCATAAAATGGGACGTAAAGGCGAGAATGTGAAGGTGATTACACTGGCGGAATTAGAGCCTGAACTTGCCGATATGCAAACGGTGATTATTGTGGGTTCGAGCAAGACTAAGGTTTTAGAATTAGGCGATCGCATCAGAGTATATACGCCCCGCACATACAGTTAG
- a CDS encoding tyrosine-type recombinase/integrase — protein MGKNCRNGQAEILDDRELDRIFRHLISREHKLFFTIARYTGERFGAIAQLRVSDVYDDHCKPLQEITFPASIRKASPDGSRSTRQMICYERLADGLAAQRPKSCDRFWLFPSSIKTGQPITWSAADKWLRAAVERAGLDHRGISGHSLRRSFITKLYESGMDIHAIQQITGHKSISVLQKYIGKNPAKLKEALGAIFA, from the coding sequence ATGGGGAAAAATTGCCGCAATGGTCAAGCTGAAATTTTAGATGATCGGGAATTGGATCGGATTTTTCGCCATCTTATCTCGCGTGAGCATAAATTATTTTTCACCATTGCCAGATACACGGGTGAGCGTTTCGGTGCGATCGCTCAATTGCGGGTTAGTGATGTTTATGACGATCATTGCAAACCACTCCAAGAAATTACTTTTCCCGCGTCGATTCGTAAAGCGTCCCCTGATGGTTCCCGCTCTACGCGCCAAATGATTTGTTATGAGCGTTTGGCTGATGGTCTGGCAGCACAGCGCCCAAAAAGTTGCGATCGCTTCTGGTTGTTTCCATCGTCTATCAAAACTGGTCAGCCTATAACTTGGTCTGCTGCGGATAAGTGGTTACGCGCTGCCGTCGAAAGAGCGGGGCTTGATCATCGTGGTATTTCTGGGCATAGTTTGCGCCGATCATTCATTACTAAGCTCTATGAGTCTGGTATGGATATTCATGCAATCCAACAAATCACGGGACATAAGTCGATCTCTGTGCTGCAAAAGTACATCGGCAAAAACCCCGCGAAATTGAAAGAGGCTTTAGGAGCCATCTTTGCCTAG
- a CDS encoding helix-turn-helix transcriptional regulator: MVKHSQSPLIPLMALRGVSQKDIALYLGVTPHTVTNWVKGKTEPHLTLEQWHRLAELLGTTIDKLPRSFAPQPIHNSLEQTTN, from the coding sequence ATGGTTAAACATAGTCAATCCCCCCTTATTCCCCTTATGGCACTTAGAGGCGTTTCACAAAAAGACATAGCTCTGTATTTAGGTGTAACACCCCATACGGTAACGAATTGGGTTAAAGGCAAAACAGAGCCTCACTTAACGTTAGAACAATGGCATAGGTTAGCTGAATTATTAGGAACTACCATAGATAAACTCCCTAGAAGTTTTGCGCCACAACCAATACATAACAGTCTTGAACAAACCACGAATTAA
- a CDS encoding IS110 family transposase, with the protein MKCQADSIGVQRLLDLKPDGVVMEPTGIWYSNFWKHLAEFHKIPIYWIGHGDLANQRGAYGFKNKTDPEDAYCLALTYFDDRFVDVHGKKRYLEFETGKVALVRDWFFECEQLDKLLNSLINQCRQRLTLEFPEIAQRESALNPKLGYEPMWGYVAGIREYTVIKKLHEKSAARAIGIEISEYTKEHAKKICELQKQLDKKERDLALLMQSDEFAPYIKIFKKFGFGLRNQALLLCQCYPFERFLLDGKPWVDYEDGINKQGVPTSQKRHRSLRSFQLFLGLGYTEKQSGDKRIKALGGSEVTRASLYAWTLTSVLPARRETSWLGKKLNEVRGDGWTLKGLKESKISGKQKIIRILFKVVRILFYELCKELTS; encoded by the coding sequence ATCAAATGTCAAGCTGATTCTATTGGGGTACAGAGATTACTTGATCTAAAACCTGATGGCGTGGTCATGGAGCCTACAGGTATTTGGTATAGCAATTTCTGGAAACACCTTGCCGAATTTCACAAAATCCCGATCTATTGGATTGGTCACGGTGACTTAGCTAATCAACGGGGCGCGTATGGTTTTAAGAACAAGACTGACCCCGAAGATGCTTATTGTTTAGCGTTGACATACTTTGACGATCGCTTTGTCGATGTCCACGGGAAAAAGCGATACCTAGAATTTGAGACAGGTAAAGTCGCTTTGGTTCGTGACTGGTTCTTTGAATGTGAACAGCTTGATAAACTTCTGAACTCATTGATTAATCAATGCCGTCAACGCTTGACCCTAGAATTTCCAGAAATTGCACAACGAGAGTCTGCTCTTAACCCAAAATTAGGCTATGAGCCTATGTGGGGATATGTAGCAGGAATCAGAGAATATACCGTCATCAAGAAACTTCACGAAAAAAGCGCCGCCCGTGCCATTGGTATCGAGATTAGTGAATACACCAAAGAACACGCTAAGAAGATCTGCGAACTGCAAAAACAACTCGATAAAAAAGAGCGTGACCTTGCTCTACTCATGCAATCCGATGAGTTTGCACCATACATCAAAATCTTTAAAAAGTTTGGCTTTGGACTGCGTAACCAAGCCTTGCTACTTTGCCAGTGCTACCCGTTTGAGCGCTTCCTACTCGACGGTAAGCCATGGGTAGATTACGAGGATGGCATCAATAAACAGGGCGTGCCAACATCCCAGAAACGTCACCGATCGCTCAGAAGTTTTCAGCTATTCCTAGGACTTGGATACACTGAAAAACAATCAGGTGATAAGCGGATTAAAGCTCTGGGAGGTTCTGAGGTCACTAGAGCTAGTCTCTATGCTTGGACACTTACCAGCGTCTTACCAGCCCGTCGAGAAACATCATGGCTAGGTAAAAAGCTAAATGAGGTGCGTGGTGACGGTTGGACTCTTAAGGGTTTAAAGGAATCTAAGATATCTGGAAAGCAGAAAATCATCAGAATTCTGTTCAAAGTCGTTAGAATACTTTTCTATGAGCTTTGCAAAGAATTGACTTCGTAA
- a CDS encoding IS1 family transposase (programmed frameshift) codes for MECPHCQSEKVVKNGKDYHQDGKAIQNYLCKGCGKRFNERTGTAMSRLRTPASIVSYALKMRTEGMGIRASGRVLEKSHTSIMRWEQKLANQAQQWSPEAPVGGDVTIEGDEIYTRVGENLPPQESKGWTVVFIERNSRYWIEARVGIKTTELFAKATKTAWQWSKASQYIRWFSDGERRYAQQLWQMASVYLKATEVSREYGHRKVWRHGLEVAIKIKGSQGNRRVEWVKLEHPYTAISDKSDVHANHNEANNSALRRRCSAYRRRQNLYAKNTEGLQRAVTVQRLVHNWVRPHGGLGKNKTPVMAIGLYHRPISMLELLTLRGFTSLTP; via the exons ATGGAATGTCCGCACTGCCAAAGCGAAAAGGTGGTCAAGAATGGCAAAGATTACCACCAAGACGGCAAAGCAATCCAAAATTATTTATGCAAAGGATGTGGCAAGCGATTCAACGAACGGACAGGAACAGCGATGTCAAGGCTAAGAACACCCGCAAGTATCGTGTCCTATGCCCTGAAGATGAGGACAGAGGGGATGGGAATCAGAGCAAGTGGGAGAGTGCTAGAGAAATCGCACACCAGCATCATGAGATGGGAGCAAAAACTGGCAAATCAAGCACAGCAATGGAGTCCAGAAGCCCCAGTAGGAGGAGATGTCACCATCGAAGGAGATGAAATTTATACTCGCGTAGGCGAGAACCTTCCCCCCCAG GAATCAAAAGGGTGGACAGTAGTATTTATCGAACGCAACAGTCGCTATTGGATTGAAGCAAGAGTAGGAATTAAAACCACTGAACTATTTGCAAAAGCAACAAAAACAGCATGGCAATGGTCAAAGGCAAGTCAATACATCCGATGGTTTAGCGATGGCGAAAGGAGATATGCCCAACAACTGTGGCAAATGGCAAGTGTCTACCTCAAAGCTACCGAAGTAAGTCGTGAGTATGGACATCGCAAGGTATGGCGACATGGATTAGAAGTGGCAATCAAAATCAAAGGTTCACAAGGTAATCGTCGTGTCGAATGGGTAAAGCTAGAACATCCCTATACAGCGATTAGCGACAAGAGTGACGTTCATGCTAATCACAATGAAGCAAACAACAGTGCATTGAGAAGGAGATGTAGCGCTTATCGCCGTAGACAAAACCTGTATGCGAAAAATACTGAAGGATTACAACGGGCTGTCACTGTGCAAAGATTGGTACACAACTGGGTAAGACCACATGGGGGCTTAGGCAAGAACAAGACTCCAGTTATGGCGATCGGGCTATATCATCGACCGATTTCGATGTTGGAGTTGCTGACATTACGAGGCTTTACTTCTCTCACGCCTTAA
- a CDS encoding DUF1565 domain-containing protein — protein MGSNPYMKMSIRQTSQGFSFQGFYLLPIVILSPSLAIATPVIAQSQVSPSLQSSPQVTQNIIYVNPQTGSDRPDQGSNIAPFKTITYAISRAQTGQIIQLAYGTYSNATGEKFPIRVRPNVTLRGNEAEKGKGIEIVGGGTLLTGSGFPQNVAIYLTDRAELRGVTVTNPNSRGYGLWIENASPAIANNTFIDNQQDGALITGKSTAIISTNQFFRNGTSGLAIEGEASPDIRGNLFQQTTFGMSIRQDATPKITENTFTQNQNGILIQANAKPILRGNAIINNRNYGLTISDMAMPDLGKANDDGNNTFQGNGTFDVQNVSRNAVALSGNQLDSKRVKGNLQLGNVRQPSNLFANSLATKPTASSPLPNITAPSSPLIKSDRFSNINQQLEQQIASSQPMNFAPNLDTPPALVRNASSSLSNNVNPTTQANNPFWYEPVNSVIIRITPRGGNSPTYSNKEISSSLPPVLASPPSGEPVNQPIQIAPLSKTSFTPQNPPKYRVVVPVSSNSGVAQVRQIVPNAFASRLNGYLVVQIGAYSDRRIAEVQVSRLAQQGLSARIEAIKP, from the coding sequence ATGGGAAGCAATCCGTACATGAAAATGAGTATCCGTCAGACATCTCAAGGCTTTAGTTTTCAAGGTTTTTATTTGCTTCCTATTGTGATCCTGTCGCCGAGCTTAGCGATCGCTACACCAGTCATTGCTCAATCCCAAGTATCTCCAAGTTTACAGAGTAGTCCTCAAGTTACCCAAAATATCATCTATGTAAATCCCCAAACGGGTAGCGATCGCCCAGATCAAGGTAGCAATATTGCCCCATTCAAAACGATTACCTATGCCATCAGTCGTGCTCAGACTGGGCAAATCATTCAACTAGCCTATGGAACCTATAGTAATGCTACGGGTGAGAAGTTCCCAATTCGAGTACGCCCAAATGTGACTTTACGAGGAAATGAAGCGGAGAAGGGAAAAGGGATTGAGATCGTCGGTGGTGGAACATTGCTAACAGGTTCTGGATTTCCGCAAAATGTAGCGATCTATCTCACAGATCGAGCCGAATTGAGGGGCGTAACGGTAACTAATCCCAATTCTAGAGGTTATGGACTATGGATTGAGAATGCTAGTCCTGCGATCGCTAATAATACCTTTATCGATAATCAGCAAGATGGCGCATTAATTACGGGTAAGTCAACCGCCATTATTTCCACCAATCAATTTTTTCGGAATGGAACCAGTGGCTTAGCGATCGAGGGGGAAGCGAGTCCAGATATTCGTGGCAATCTCTTTCAGCAAACTACTTTTGGGATGAGCATTCGCCAAGATGCGACTCCCAAAATCACCGAAAACACCTTTACTCAAAACCAAAATGGCATCTTAATCCAAGCTAATGCTAAGCCTATTTTGCGCGGTAATGCGATCATTAACAATCGCAATTATGGACTCACAATTTCCGATATGGCGATGCCTGATTTGGGAAAGGCGAATGATGATGGCAACAATACTTTTCAGGGAAATGGCACATTTGATGTGCAAAATGTCAGCCGTAATGCGGTTGCTCTGAGCGGGAATCAATTAGACAGTAAGAGAGTGAAGGGAAATTTGCAATTAGGGAATGTGCGTCAGCCATCCAATCTATTTGCCAATAGTCTTGCGACAAAGCCTACTGCGAGTAGTCCATTACCGAATATAACTGCACCAAGTAGTCCTTTGATCAAAAGCGATCGCTTCAGCAATATCAATCAACAACTCGAACAACAGATTGCCAGCAGTCAGCCCATGAACTTTGCGCCGAATCTCGATACTCCGCCAGCATTAGTCAGAAATGCTTCATCAAGTCTCAGTAATAACGTTAATCCTACAACCCAAGCTAATAATCCTTTTTGGTATGAGCCTGTAAACTCGGTGATTATTAGAATTACTCCTAGAGGAGGCAATTCCCCAACTTACTCTAATAAAGAAATTTCATCAAGCTTGCCACCTGTATTAGCATCTCCTCCTAGCGGTGAACCTGTCAATCAGCCGATTCAGATTGCGCCTCTTTCTAAGACAAGCTTCACTCCACAAAATCCTCCCAAGTATCGCGTAGTTGTTCCTGTTTCTTCTAATAGTGGTGTGGCTCAAGTTCGTCAAATTGTGCCAAATGCCTTTGCATCGAGACTCAATGGTTATCTAGTTGTGCAGATTGGAGCATATAGCGATCGCCGCATAGCCGAAGTACAGGTATCACGCCTTGCCCAACAAGGTCTATCCGCAAGAATTGAAGCGATTAAACCATAA
- a CDS encoding carbohydrate ABC transporter permease, with amino-acid sequence MKNKKLKSSSNILNNIPQFILLIAIATLTVFPLLWLISTAFKSPTENIFQSVPQLLPSQPTLDNFIKVWKNSRFDLYLWNSFLVASVTVILNLLFCSLAAFPLSRLDFKGRDPIFWAIVGTTMIPFQITMIPLYILAVQLNLKNTYAGLIFPYVISAFGIFLLRQAFQSVPKEMEEAARMDGCSSMGIWWHVMLPAARPALTTLAVFTFVAMWGDFLWPLVIVDKAELYTLPRGIASLASAFSEDWRLIAAGSAISMLPVFIVFVFLQRYIIPTEASIGVKG; translated from the coding sequence ATGAAAAATAAAAAGCTAAAATCATCATCAAATATCCTTAATAATATTCCTCAATTTATTCTTTTAATTGCGATCGCAACTTTAACGGTATTTCCACTACTCTGGCTAATAAGTACCGCCTTTAAGTCACCAACTGAAAATATTTTTCAATCTGTCCCACAGCTATTACCATCACAACCTACCTTAGATAATTTCATCAAGGTCTGGAAAAATTCCCGCTTCGATCTTTATCTCTGGAATAGTTTTTTGGTGGCTAGCGTCACCGTCATTTTAAATTTACTATTCTGCTCCCTCGCCGCCTTTCCCCTCTCGAGATTGGACTTTAAAGGACGCGACCCTATCTTTTGGGCGATCGTTGGCACGACAATGATTCCATTTCAAATCACGATGATTCCTCTATATATTCTTGCCGTGCAGCTCAATCTCAAAAATACCTATGCTGGTTTGATTTTCCCCTATGTCATTTCTGCCTTTGGCATATTTCTATTACGTCAAGCCTTCCAAAGTGTCCCTAAGGAAATGGAAGAAGCGGCACGAATGGATGGTTGCTCTAGTATGGGAATTTGGTGGCATGTGATGTTACCTGCGGCGCGTCCTGCCCTAACGACCCTTGCAGTTTTTACCTTTGTGGCGATGTGGGGGGATTTTCTCTGGCCGTTGGTGATTGTTGATAAGGCTGAGCTTTATACATTGCCAAGGGGGATCGCCAGTCTCGCCAGTGCCTTTTCTGAGGATTGGCGTTTAATTGCCGCAGGTTCTGCTATTTCGATGTTGCCAGTATTTATTGTGTTTGTGTTTCTCCAGCGCTACATTATCCCAACTGAGGCAAGTATTGGCGTTAAGGGCTAG
- the blaOXA gene encoding class D beta-lactamase, protein MIKILLALVGITCAIAQPIYAETLSPNTAPKAHLTFQSQFSRNLAQNLQAANSEGCFILYDLKRDRYIRYNSQHCQKRFIPASTFKIFNSLVALETKAIADENTVIPWNGVVNNEFLEWNQDQTMRTAFKRSVVWFYQELARRAGNERMSKYIQAAGYGNQDIGDKIDSFWLKGKLRISPEEQIKFLVRLYKEDLPFSPAVMQTVKDIMVIERQDNYTLRGKTGWGRDVDGMKNIGWYVGYLERDNDVYFYALNIVNQDPNFPMIPTRKKILFDTFKDLQLID, encoded by the coding sequence ATGATTAAAATTTTGCTGGCTTTAGTTGGTATTACTTGCGCGATCGCACAGCCTATTTACGCAGAAACACTGTCTCCAAACACTGCTCCTAAAGCTCATCTCACGTTTCAATCACAGTTCTCGCGAAATCTCGCTCAAAACCTCCAAGCAGCGAACTCTGAAGGTTGTTTTATTTTGTATGACTTAAAGCGCGATCGCTATATTCGCTATAACTCTCAACATTGCCAAAAACGATTTATCCCTGCATCGACATTTAAGATATTTAACTCACTGGTTGCCCTTGAGACTAAAGCGATCGCCGATGAAAATACTGTAATTCCTTGGAATGGAGTGGTTAATAATGAATTTCTAGAATGGAATCAAGATCAAACCATGCGAACTGCCTTTAAGCGATCGGTGGTCTGGTTTTATCAAGAGTTAGCTAGACGGGCTGGTAATGAAAGAATGAGTAAGTATATTCAAGCTGCTGGCTATGGCAATCAAGATATCGGTGACAAGATTGATTCTTTTTGGTTGAAAGGAAAGCTGAGAATTTCGCCAGAGGAGCAAATTAAGTTTTTAGTGAGGTTGTATAAAGAAGATTTGCCCTTCTCGCCTGCGGTAATGCAAACTGTTAAGGACATTATGGTAATTGAGCGCCAAGATAATTACACGCTCAGAGGTAAGACTGGTTGGGGTAGAGATGTTGATGGTATGAAAAATATTGGCTGGTATGTTGGCTATTTAGAGCGAGATAATGATGTTTATTTTTATGCTCTGAATATTGTTAATCAAGATCCCAACTTCCCGATGATTCCTACTCGCAAGAAGATTTTATTTGATACTTTTAAAGATTTACAACTCATTGATTAA
- a CDS encoding carbohydrate ABC transporter permease → MQPNVKLKRQKLGKKFSWTPYLFLLPAIAFLFLTSFLPVFQAIYLSFTNYDFVGSPTFIGWKNYLTLWNDQTFWKTLSNTLIYLIFAVPSLVILPLALAILVNQKLRSIKFFRAIYYFPVIVSVVVAGIAWKWVYAQNGILNYFLSTLSFKDIKIPWLTDPKTAIFAIIAVVIWRGVGYYMVIYLAGLQAIPADLYEAAAIDGSDGWQKHLDITIPLMKPYIILVAVISSIGAMKVFEEVYIMSQGGPANSTKTVVYYLYDKGFTSLEMGYASAIGVFLFLIIFVISILTFKFINPAKTIGEGN, encoded by the coding sequence ATGCAGCCTAATGTAAAACTAAAACGACAAAAACTAGGTAAGAAATTTTCTTGGACTCCATACTTATTTCTATTACCAGCGATCGCATTTCTGTTTTTAACATCATTCTTACCAGTATTCCAAGCCATATATTTAAGTTTTACGAATTATGATTTTGTCGGCAGTCCTACTTTTATTGGTTGGAAAAACTATCTAACGCTTTGGAATGATCAAACCTTTTGGAAAACCTTAAGTAACACCTTAATCTATTTAATATTTGCAGTTCCTAGTCTCGTAATCTTGCCACTAGCTTTAGCAATCCTAGTCAATCAAAAATTACGCAGCATCAAGTTTTTTCGCGCTATTTACTATTTCCCTGTAATTGTCTCCGTTGTTGTTGCTGGGATAGCTTGGAAATGGGTTTATGCCCAAAATGGCATCTTAAATTATTTTCTATCAACGCTATCATTTAAAGACATTAAAATCCCTTGGTTAACTGATCCCAAGACTGCTATTTTTGCGATTATTGCCGTGGTGATTTGGCGTGGTGTTGGTTACTATATGGTCATCTATCTAGCAGGGCTACAGGCGATCCCCGCAGATTTATATGAAGCGGCGGCGATCGATGGTTCTGACGGTTGGCAAAAGCATTTAGATATTACGATTCCATTAATGAAGCCTTACATTATTCTCGTAGCTGTAATTTCTTCAATCGGTGCAATGAAGGTCTTTGAAGAAGTTTATATCATGTCTCAAGGGGGGCCTGCTAATAGTACGAAAACTGTAGTTTATTATTTATACGATAAAGGCTTTACGAGTTTAGAAATGGGATATGCCTCAGCGATTGGAGTATTTCTCTTCCTAATTATTTTTGTTATTTCGATTTTGACTTTTAAGTTTATTAATCCAGCTAAAACTATTGGTGAAGGAAATTAG
- a CDS encoding serpin family protein — protein MKVDFIITVITLLSLSLVELLVPCLSHSQTTGFSRNISKPDSASIHSFAIAQKSNDNKTPLETRLVNANTQFGFNLFTRVSQQGENKNIFISPLSISLSLSMIYNGANGVTQQEIAKTLEVNGIAIKDVNSFNQKISQLLINTKGIDLNIANSLWISERFPVKQSFLDKLKGFYQSEIMNLDFNKPSAVKIINDWVKRETKGKITEILSPRDSNENSSFFIINAIYFKGEWLFSFPEKFTESKLFTLANKTQIQHPAMSRRVRCQYFNTPKFQAIRLPYKDNDRPRGLSRFSMEIFLPKPNSNLREFQKQLTVKNWLSWSDEFKKSRRSYSEVYLQLPKFEVQYDIDLIPYLKQLGMKVSFDPKSADFSDLSTEKTLFINMAKHKTFVNVDEKGTKAAAVTVLGGVKTGPAEAMIVNRPFFFTISDQQTDTILFMGTVNNPSSK, from the coding sequence ATGAAAGTTGATTTCATCATAACAGTGATCACTTTGTTGTCTTTGTCTTTAGTAGAACTTTTAGTTCCATGTTTATCTCATAGTCAAACAACAGGATTTTCAAGAAATATCTCTAAACCTGATTCCGCATCAATTCATTCATTTGCGATCGCTCAAAAAAGTAATGACAATAAAACACCTTTAGAAACTAGATTAGTTAATGCTAACACTCAATTTGGGTTTAATCTATTTACTCGCGTTTCTCAACAAGGAGAAAATAAAAATATTTTTATTTCACCTTTAAGTATATCGCTTTCCTTATCGATGATTTATAACGGTGCAAATGGAGTAACACAACAAGAGATTGCTAAAACCTTAGAAGTGAATGGTATTGCGATCAAAGATGTAAATAGTTTTAATCAGAAAATTAGCCAATTACTAATAAATACTAAGGGCATTGATTTGAATATTGCAAACTCTCTTTGGATTAGTGAAAGATTTCCAGTAAAGCAGTCTTTTTTAGATAAATTGAAAGGTTTCTATCAATCTGAAATCATGAACCTTGACTTTAATAAACCCAGTGCAGTAAAGATAATTAACGATTGGGTAAAACGAGAGACTAAAGGCAAAATCACAGAAATATTATCTCCTAGAGATAGCAATGAAAATAGTAGCTTTTTTATTATTAATGCTATATATTTTAAAGGGGAATGGCTGTTTTCTTTTCCAGAAAAATTCACGGAATCAAAGCTATTTACTCTAGCAAATAAAACACAAATTCAGCATCCAGCCATGTCAAGGCGGGTAAGATGTCAATATTTCAATACTCCAAAATTTCAAGCGATTAGGCTTCCTTATAAAGATAATGATCGTCCGCGAGGTTTAAGCCGCTTTAGTATGGAAATCTTTCTTCCAAAACCTAATTCTAATCTTAGAGAATTCCAAAAACAATTGACTGTAAAAAATTGGCTATCTTGGTCGGATGAATTTAAAAAATCTAGACGAAGCTATTCTGAAGTCTATCTTCAATTACCAAAATTTGAGGTGCAATATGACATCGATCTCATACCATACCTAAAACAATTAGGTATGAAAGTTTCTTTTGATCCAAAATCAGCCGATTTTAGCGATCTTTCAACGGAAAAGACTCTATTTATTAACATGGCGAAGCATAAAACTTTTGTCAATGTGGATGAAAAAGGTACAAAAGCTGCTGCTGTAACAGTGTTAGGTGGAGTAAAAACTGGACCGGCAGAAGCAATGATAGTTAATCGTCCATTTTTCTTTACGATTAGCGATCAGCAAACTGACACAATTCTTTTTATGGGTACAGTCAATAATCCATCATCAAAATAG